One genomic segment of Geoalkalibacter ferrihydriticus DSM 17813 includes these proteins:
- a CDS encoding alpha/beta hydrolase produces MSEDLLNHPLIAARYFFPRPDSFAEPFWVDVGEARLACHYHRPHSHGYTLIHFHGNGEVAADWRDGFPEALASLGLNCLLAEFRGYGGSSGRPLLGAMLDDVEALINAAGVAPERLILFGRSVGSLFAVHGISLYPNIAGLILESAVADVLERLLLRLTPEELGASPAQLERAVAQRLDQQQKMHAYPGETLVMHARGDSLVDVSHGKRLHQWAGGPKRLHIFARGDHNNLMFVNQREYFAEIAEFVERLERGNEI; encoded by the coding sequence GTGTCTGAAGATCTGCTCAACCATCCGCTGATTGCCGCACGCTATTTTTTTCCCCGGCCCGACAGCTTCGCCGAGCCCTTCTGGGTCGATGTCGGCGAGGCGCGGCTGGCCTGCCATTATCATCGTCCACATTCCCACGGCTACACGCTGATTCATTTCCACGGCAATGGCGAAGTCGCCGCGGATTGGCGTGACGGGTTCCCCGAAGCGCTGGCCTCCCTGGGACTCAACTGCCTGCTGGCGGAGTTCCGCGGCTACGGCGGCTCCAGCGGCCGTCCGCTGCTGGGAGCCATGCTCGACGATGTCGAAGCACTCATCAATGCCGCCGGCGTCGCCCCCGAGCGCCTGATTCTCTTCGGCCGCTCGGTGGGTTCGCTGTTTGCCGTGCATGGTATCTCGCTCTATCCCAATATCGCCGGACTAATCCTGGAAAGTGCGGTCGCCGATGTGCTGGAGCGTCTGCTGCTGCGCCTGACCCCGGAAGAACTGGGGGCCAGCCCTGCGCAACTGGAAAGAGCCGTCGCTCAGCGCCTCGATCAGCAGCAAAAAATGCACGCCTACCCTGGAGAAACACTGGTCATGCATGCGCGCGGCGACAGCCTGGTGGATGTCTCCCACGGCAAACGGCTGCACCAATGGGCCGGCGGCCCCAAACGCCTGCACATCTTCGCGCGGGGCGACCACAACAACCTCATGTTCGTTAATCAGCGGGAGTATTTTGCGGAAATTGCGGAATTCGTGGAGCGATTGGAACGGGGGAATGAAATTTAG
- a CDS encoding acetate uptake transporter produces the protein MTAESGAAMADDSICPYFGMDEDLCDVGCGYISPSDVHQIIRYCRAQHQQCPRCQQLAAHFAEQQAAARSGGALHSARRELDPAPLNNRNPAPLISGARSATACLSLHESSAERCAPVPLGLLGTGMTILLLGVQQATLLPLDAMMIAMGLFYGGLAQIIAGIFEWRRNQSFAATTFCAWGLFWLTLVGMVALPRAGIGDLPSPLALTSYLVLWGLFSGVLFIGALRLGRLLPLIFANLSLFLFLLALSEAHTLVALDRLAGWQGVLTGILAVYAGCAQMLNDIYRRPLLPT, from the coding sequence ATGACGGCAGAAAGCGGTGCGGCCATGGCGGATGACAGCATCTGTCCCTACTTCGGAATGGATGAAGACCTGTGCGATGTCGGGTGCGGTTATATTTCCCCCTCCGATGTGCATCAGATCATTCGTTATTGCCGCGCGCAGCACCAGCAATGTCCTCGTTGCCAGCAACTGGCGGCGCATTTTGCCGAGCAACAGGCGGCTGCGCGAAGCGGCGGGGCACTGCACAGCGCCCGGCGCGAGCTCGACCCCGCGCCGCTGAACAATCGAAACCCCGCCCCCCTGATCAGCGGCGCAAGGAGTGCAACGGCGTGCCTGAGCCTGCACGAGTCAAGCGCGGAACGCTGCGCGCCGGTGCCTTTGGGCCTGCTCGGCACGGGCATGACGATTCTTCTGCTGGGTGTGCAACAGGCCACCCTGCTGCCACTGGACGCCATGATGATCGCCATGGGCCTGTTTTACGGAGGCCTGGCACAGATCATCGCCGGCATTTTCGAGTGGCGGCGCAACCAAAGCTTTGCCGCGACCACCTTTTGCGCCTGGGGCCTGTTCTGGCTGACCCTGGTGGGCATGGTGGCTCTGCCGCGCGCCGGCATCGGTGATCTGCCCTCCCCGCTGGCGCTGACTTCTTACCTGGTTCTCTGGGGCCTGTTCAGCGGCGTGCTGTTCATCGGTGCTCTGCGCCTGGGGCGGCTTTTGCCGTTGATTTTCGCCAACCTCAGCCTGTTCTTGTTCCTGCTTGCCCTAAGCGAGGCTCACACTCTGGTCGCCCTGGACCGCTTGGCCGGATGGCAGGGTGTACTGACCGGCATCCTTGCCGTCTATGCCGGCTGCGCCCAGATGCTCAATGATATTTACCGCCGCCCGCTTCTCCCGACCTGA
- a CDS encoding sigma-54-dependent transcriptional regulator has protein sequence MTKKPKILLIDDEEGLCRMLEAVLGDEGYAVRAYNRPVVAMSEFAAGRYDLVITDIRMPEMTGIEVLQRVKDKDPGIPVIIITAHATVEMSIQAMRRGAYDMVTKPFEPDELLFRVKNALRQTELSAENQDLREEIAGRFRFDNILGTSQKLRAVLDKVEKLAIRDTSILITGESGTGKELIAQAVHYNSPRKDKRFVAINCGALPESVLESELFGYKKGAFTGAAEDREGLLKAADGGTLFLDEVGNLPMNVQKTLLRFLQEQEFRRIGDTTSTKVDVRILSATNADLREGVKQGDFREDLYYRLNVVNIHLPPLRERKADIALLVDHFIRAQNEKFATHIKGLSAEALEAVTEFSWPGNIRQLRNVIEAAVAMEDGEYITLPVLAQFIEIDDAAPVERAEDNDYSSAMADFEIGYLKELLRKTEGNVEVAARRAGMNMATIYRKLKKYDLRKDDYL, from the coding sequence ATGACGAAAAAGCCGAAGATTCTGCTCATTGATGACGAGGAAGGCCTGTGCCGCATGCTTGAAGCCGTGCTGGGCGACGAGGGGTACGCGGTGCGCGCCTACAATCGGCCGGTGGTGGCCATGAGCGAGTTCGCGGCCGGCCGCTATGACCTGGTCATTACCGATATTCGTATGCCCGAAATGACCGGCATCGAGGTTTTACAGCGGGTCAAGGACAAAGACCCCGGCATTCCGGTGATCATCATCACCGCCCATGCCACCGTCGAGATGTCCATTCAGGCCATGCGGCGCGGCGCCTATGATATGGTCACCAAACCTTTCGAGCCCGACGAACTGCTGTTTCGCGTGAAAAACGCCCTGCGCCAGACCGAACTCAGCGCCGAGAACCAGGATCTGCGCGAAGAAATCGCCGGGCGCTTTCGCTTCGACAACATCCTCGGCACCTCGCAGAAGCTGCGCGCGGTGCTCGACAAGGTGGAAAAACTCGCCATCCGCGACACGTCGATCCTCATCACCGGTGAGTCGGGCACTGGCAAGGAACTTATCGCCCAGGCGGTGCACTATAATTCACCGCGCAAGGACAAGCGCTTTGTCGCCATCAACTGCGGCGCGCTGCCCGAGTCGGTGCTCGAAAGCGAGCTGTTCGGGTATAAAAAAGGTGCTTTTACCGGCGCCGCCGAGGATCGCGAAGGCTTGCTCAAGGCAGCCGATGGCGGCACCCTGTTTCTCGATGAGGTCGGCAATCTGCCCATGAACGTGCAGAAAACCCTGCTGCGCTTTCTCCAGGAGCAGGAATTCCGCCGCATCGGCGACACCACCTCCACCAAGGTCGATGTGCGCATTCTCTCAGCGACCAACGCCGATCTGCGCGAGGGCGTCAAGCAGGGCGATTTTCGCGAAGATCTTTACTATCGCCTCAACGTAGTCAACATTCACCTGCCGCCTCTGCGTGAACGCAAGGCCGACATCGCCCTGTTGGTCGATCATTTCATCCGCGCGCAGAACGAAAAATTCGCCACCCATATCAAAGGATTGTCCGCCGAAGCCCTCGAGGCGGTCACGGAATTTTCCTGGCCGGGCAACATTCGCCAGTTGCGCAACGTGATCGAAGCAGCGGTGGCCATGGAAGACGGCGAATACATAACTCTGCCGGTACTCGCCCAGTTTATCGAGATCGATGACGCCGCCCCCGTGGAGCGCGCGGAAGACAACGACTATTCAAGCGCCATGGCTGATTTTGAAATCGGCTACCTCAAAGAGCTGTTGCGTAAAACCGAGGGTAACGTCGAGGTCGCCGCGCGCCGCGCCGGCATGAACATGGCAACCATCTACCGCAAACTCAAGAAATACGACCTGCGCAAAGACGATTATCTCTGA
- the pcnB gene encoding polynucleotide adenylyltransferase PcnB codes for MPRAAHCISRKQIDEETLKVMYRLHRNGFKAYLVGGGVRDLLLGRRPKDFDVGTDATPNQVKNLFRNCFLVGRRFRLAHVRFGRDKVVEVATFRRKPAVGEMPEDPEDHFRFQENVFGSPCEDAFRRDFTINALFYDINSFSIIDYVGGLEDLAARRLRVIGEPVERFTEDPVRMLRALEFCARLDFSLDAEARQGIYRAAPLIADAAPARIREELMELFRHGVAGAVLRHAAAMGLLEPLLAGYAGDEETFDLLEHLDRRTRGGLPVVEPFALAALSLSRFLRACPPNREAPVTEVVRLAGLVLAPHCGYFSIARAISHQARELLVGIYRLARGRRQRGERRLLGNPMTPHALDLLGCWSEVTGDYRDLVGQWRAALDGKAPVSTPPPDAPAKRRRRPRRRKRNTDKGSPG; via the coding sequence GTGCCGCGCGCCGCGCACTGCATCTCCCGCAAGCAGATCGACGAAGAAACCCTCAAAGTCATGTACCGCCTTCACCGCAACGGTTTCAAGGCCTATCTGGTGGGCGGCGGTGTGCGTGATCTTCTGCTGGGACGGCGGCCCAAGGATTTCGACGTGGGCACCGACGCCACGCCCAATCAGGTCAAGAACCTGTTTCGCAATTGTTTCCTTGTCGGGCGGCGCTTTCGACTGGCGCATGTGCGCTTTGGTCGCGACAAGGTGGTGGAAGTGGCGACCTTCAGGCGCAAGCCCGCCGTCGGCGAAATGCCGGAGGATCCGGAGGATCATTTTCGTTTTCAGGAAAACGTATTCGGTTCGCCATGCGAGGACGCGTTTCGTCGCGATTTCACCATCAACGCCTTGTTCTACGACATTAACAGCTTCAGTATTATCGATTACGTGGGTGGACTTGAAGACCTTGCGGCGCGCCGTTTGCGGGTCATCGGCGAGCCGGTGGAGCGCTTTACCGAAGATCCGGTGCGCATGCTGCGTGCTCTTGAGTTCTGCGCACGTCTGGATTTCAGCCTCGACGCCGAGGCACGTCAAGGGATTTATCGCGCTGCGCCCCTGATTGCCGACGCGGCGCCGGCGCGCATCCGTGAAGAATTGATGGAGCTCTTCCGCCACGGGGTGGCCGGAGCGGTGCTGCGCCATGCCGCGGCCATGGGCCTGCTGGAGCCACTGCTGGCCGGCTATGCGGGCGATGAAGAAACTTTTGACCTGCTTGAGCATCTCGACCGCCGTACCCGCGGCGGCCTGCCCGTGGTTGAGCCCTTTGCTCTGGCGGCTCTTTCTCTCAGCCGCTTTCTGCGTGCCTGCCCGCCGAACCGCGAAGCGCCCGTCACCGAGGTGGTGCGCCTGGCGGGCCTGGTGCTGGCCCCCCATTGTGGGTATTTCAGCATCGCCCGCGCCATTTCTCATCAGGCCCGCGAATTGCTGGTCGGAATTTATCGCCTGGCCCGCGGCCGCCGCCAGCGCGGTGAGCGGCGGCTGCTCGGCAATCCCATGACGCCCCATGCCCTGGATCTACTCGGGTGCTGGAGCGAGGTGACGGGCGATTACCGCGATCTGGTCGGACAGTGGCGCGCTGCCCTGGACGGCAAGGCGCCCGTATCTACGCCGCCCCCGGACGCTCCGGCCAAGCGACGTCGCCGCCCGCGGCGGCGCAAGCGAAACACCGACAAGGGATCCCCGGGCTGA
- a CDS encoding cache domain-containing protein, translating into MRGLLFNFVANLKMRWKMLVVVLPLVVLPIFVVGGVIGYISYQQAYRGITKASEADLDHMARFTLDLLDAHYKQFQVYKEDKRQAVRNELRTLTDLAYSLAESHHHQYQSGEISLERARSEAGRALKQVSIGQSGYIFAMSSQGDLTVHPAREGENIFDEQAEDGRYFIRAMSQAATRAPPGAVMFTLYPWRNEMLGDQAPRQKMAAYRYFPEWDWIIAATGYVEETYEDLAFERRSFADLKQKIKNKKVGRTGYIYCMDTQGTLHIHPEDEGLNIAERTDFTGNPFVREMVQNKHGWIRYPWRGTEDSLPRMKIVRYLYFKPWDWIVAVGSYEDEFFEEAKLIKTRILGSLFILTFFVGTTAIFMVFVAAQVLTNPIHHMIDVIRRVRKGRLDAKMQVDTHDELGELAAAFNRMTDIMKRNQEMEASLSQQGKMASLGILSSGVAHEINNPLGVILGYAAYLEGKLDPDDPKFKYVHEIKRESKRCKKIVQDLLNYARTPKPALEATNINQLLEQIVDFAANHTDMHQVRVRKAFTAELPPAMIDGDQIRQVAINLILNAGASMPEGGDLVVGTSMGADGFVELSFADTGCGIPPEYLEKIFEPFFTTRPRGTGLGLAITRQIIELHQGEIHIDSEPGRGTRVLVRLPTPARESTDL; encoded by the coding sequence ATGCGCGGTCTATTGTTCAATTTCGTCGCCAATCTTAAAATGCGCTGGAAGATGCTGGTGGTGGTGCTGCCGCTGGTGGTGCTGCCGATCTTCGTGGTCGGCGGGGTCATCGGCTATATCAGCTACCAGCAGGCCTATCGCGGCATTACCAAGGCCAGCGAAGCTGACCTCGACCACATGGCACGTTTCACCCTCGATCTGCTCGACGCTCACTACAAACAGTTCCAGGTCTACAAAGAAGACAAGCGGCAGGCGGTGCGCAACGAGCTGCGCACCCTGACCGACCTGGCCTACAGCCTGGCCGAGTCACACCACCACCAGTACCAGAGCGGCGAAATCAGCCTGGAAAGAGCGCGTAGCGAGGCTGGACGGGCCCTCAAGCAAGTCAGCATCGGCCAAAGCGGCTACATTTTCGCCATGAGCAGCCAGGGTGACCTGACCGTGCATCCGGCCCGCGAGGGGGAAAATATTTTCGACGAGCAGGCCGAGGACGGCCGGTATTTCATCCGCGCCATGTCCCAGGCGGCCACGCGCGCCCCGCCGGGGGCCGTCATGTTCACTCTTTATCCCTGGCGCAACGAGATGCTCGGTGATCAGGCGCCACGGCAGAAGATGGCCGCCTATCGCTACTTTCCCGAATGGGATTGGATTATCGCCGCCACCGGTTATGTAGAGGAAACCTACGAGGATCTGGCCTTTGAGCGACGCTCCTTTGCCGATCTCAAACAGAAGATCAAAAACAAGAAGGTCGGCCGCACCGGCTACATCTATTGCATGGATACGCAGGGCACTCTCCACATCCATCCTGAGGATGAAGGGCTCAATATCGCTGAGCGCACCGATTTCACAGGCAACCCTTTTGTTCGCGAGATGGTGCAGAACAAGCACGGCTGGATCCGCTACCCCTGGCGCGGCACCGAGGATTCACTACCGCGCATGAAAATCGTGCGCTACCTCTATTTCAAGCCCTGGGACTGGATTGTTGCGGTGGGTTCCTACGAAGATGAGTTTTTCGAAGAGGCGAAGCTCATCAAGACGCGCATTCTCGGCAGTCTCTTCATCCTGACTTTTTTTGTCGGGACAACGGCGATCTTCATGGTGTTTGTTGCCGCGCAAGTGCTGACCAACCCCATCCATCACATGATCGACGTCATCCGCCGGGTACGCAAGGGACGCCTCGACGCCAAGATGCAAGTGGACACCCACGACGAGCTGGGCGAACTTGCCGCGGCCTTCAATCGCATGACCGACATCATGAAACGCAACCAGGAAATGGAGGCGAGCCTCTCGCAACAGGGTAAAATGGCCTCCCTCGGCATACTCTCCTCGGGCGTGGCCCATGAGATCAACAATCCCCTGGGAGTTATTCTGGGTTATGCCGCCTACCTTGAAGGCAAGCTCGACCCCGACGATCCCAAATTTAAGTACGTGCACGAGATCAAGCGCGAGAGCAAGCGCTGCAAGAAAATCGTGCAGGATCTCCTTAACTATGCCCGCACCCCCAAGCCGGCGCTGGAAGCAACCAATATCAACCAGTTGCTTGAGCAGATCGTCGATTTTGCCGCCAACCATACCGACATGCACCAGGTTCGGGTGCGCAAAGCCTTCACTGCCGAACTGCCGCCGGCCATGATCGACGGCGACCAGATCCGCCAGGTGGCCATCAATCTGATTCTCAACGCCGGCGCGTCCATGCCCGAGGGCGGCGATCTGGTGGTGGGCACCTCCATGGGCGCCGACGGTTTTGTGGAACTCAGCTTTGCCGACACGGGGTGCGGAATTCCGCCCGAATACCTGGAAAAAATATTCGAGCCCTTCTTTACCACACGGCCCCGGGGAACCGGATTGGGGCTGGCAATTACCCGCCAGATCATCGAACTGCACCAGGGCGAAATTCACATCGACAGCGAACCGGGGCGCGGCACCAGAGTGTTGGTGCGGTTGCCCACCCCGGCTCGGGAAAGCACTGACCTATGA
- the miaA gene encoding tRNA (adenosine(37)-N6)-dimethylallyltransferase MiaA: protein MREAAEQRGGLREKTDINLLVVLGATASGKTRLGVELARRLNGEIISADSRQVFRGMDLGTGKDLSEYGEVPFHLIDIAEAGSEFSLFAFQRHFFSAFADIQRRGRLPLLVGGTGLYLDAVLRGYRLIEVPPDPSLRARLATLDDATLRARLRRLKPEQHNTTDLMERARLVRAIEIAEGERAAAAELPPLPEVRPLVLGLRWERAALRRRIGLRLRERLAQGMVDEVARLHAAGVSWERLEFYGLEYRFIARHLQGALDYDTMLQQLATAIGQFAKRQETFFRRMERQGVEIHWVHAEEEPLEQAMKRMF, encoded by the coding sequence TTGCGGGAAGCGGCAGAGCAGCGAGGCGGTTTGCGAGAAAAGACCGACATCAACCTGCTGGTGGTGCTGGGCGCCACCGCCTCGGGGAAAACCCGCCTGGGTGTCGAGCTGGCGCGGCGCCTGAACGGTGAAATCATTTCCGCCGACTCGCGCCAGGTTTTTCGCGGCATGGATCTGGGCACCGGCAAGGATCTGAGCGAATACGGCGAGGTTCCTTTTCATCTCATTGACATCGCCGAGGCCGGCAGCGAATTCAGCCTGTTCGCTTTTCAGCGTCACTTTTTTTCCGCCTTCGCCGACATTCAGAGGCGCGGCCGCCTGCCGCTGCTGGTTGGTGGCACCGGCTTGTATCTCGACGCGGTGCTGCGCGGCTACCGGCTTATCGAAGTGCCGCCCGATCCCAGCCTGCGCGCGCGGCTGGCGACTCTCGACGATGCGACTCTGCGCGCCCGCCTGCGGCGCCTCAAACCCGAGCAACACAACACCACTGACCTGATGGAACGCGCGCGCCTGGTGCGCGCCATCGAGATTGCCGAGGGCGAACGCGCTGCCGCAGCCGAGCTCCCCCCCCTGCCCGAGGTGCGCCCTCTGGTGCTGGGCTTGCGCTGGGAGCGTGCCGCGTTGCGCCGCCGCATCGGCCTGCGCCTGCGCGAACGATTGGCACAGGGCATGGTCGATGAGGTCGCGCGCCTGCACGCGGCGGGCGTGTCTTGGGAGCGGCTGGAATTCTACGGTCTCGAATACCGCTTCATCGCCCGTCACCTACAGGGCGCACTCGATTACGATACAATGCTCCAGCAGCTTGCCACCGCCATCGGCCAGTTCGCCAAGCGCCAGGAAACTTTTTTTCGCCGCATGGAACGCCAGGGAGTTGAGATTCACTGGGTGCACGCTGAGGAGGAGCCCTTGGAGCAGGCGATGAAGCGAATGTTTTAA
- a CDS encoding dihydrofolate reductase, producing the protein MDSPQPAQAGEKIIIAAVGENGVIGRDGNLPWDVAADRRLFRRLTLAHTVIMGRHTFASLGGPLDERLNLVVSRSLDSRPGITVCRGFSAALAQAEGAGRGIFFIGGAEIYRRALAVADRMILSRIPGKFSGDTFFPPFSSSDWRLVSEQDQGDFILQVYLAIRQPKS; encoded by the coding sequence ATGGACAGTCCTCAGCCCGCCCAAGCCGGGGAAAAAATCATCATCGCCGCGGTTGGCGAAAATGGCGTTATCGGTCGCGACGGTAATCTGCCCTGGGATGTCGCGGCCGATCGCCGCCTGTTTCGCCGTCTGACCCTGGCCCACACGGTAATCATGGGGCGGCACACCTTTGCATCCCTCGGCGGCCCTCTTGATGAGCGTCTCAACCTGGTGGTCAGCCGCAGTCTGGATTCCCGTCCGGGCATCACTGTTTGCCGCGGCTTCTCTGCGGCGCTGGCGCAGGCAGAAGGGGCCGGGCGCGGAATTTTTTTCATCGGCGGCGCCGAGATCTATCGCCGCGCCCTGGCGGTCGCCGACCGGATGATCCTTTCCCGCATCCCCGGGAAGTTTTCCGGGGACACCTTCTTCCCACCTTTCAGTTCTTCCGATTGGCGCCTGGTCAGCGAACAAGACCAGGGCGATTTCATTCTGCAAGTCTATCTGGCGATAAGACAACCCAAATCGTAA